The Solanum lycopersicum chromosome 9, SLM_r2.1 genome window below encodes:
- the LOC138338271 gene encoding uncharacterized protein, producing MSKPVLSDRLARWYLQFQQFEIVYIPQKSVKGQVLADFLADHPIPNDWELNDEFPDEDAMLIEVQTPWKMYVDGDAHRDGAGAGGVFGDSQLVINQLLGSYEVKKPELRPYHDYAQKLIRWLGDVTLQHVRRTENKKDDALATLASTLTLPDQTQLIVCKKWIVPPSNEEEYIENMLDHIVAIVEAAKEDWRQPIIDYLCYGTLPENPRRRTDIRRCVPRFVYYKDILYRRSFKGPLLKSSGGHLYILAATDYFSKWAEVVALKEVKKENVANFIRVNIIYHFGIPRYIITDNGKPFDNKLMNTICDLFNFKQRKSSMYHAAANGLAEAFN from the exons ATGTCAAAACCTGTCCTTAGTGACCGACTAGCAAGATGGTACCTCCAATTCCAACAATTTGAGATTGTGTACATCCCTCAAAAATCCGTGAAGGGACAAGTACTAGCGGATTTCTTAGCAGACCATCCTATACCAAATGATTGGGAGTTAAATGATGAGTTTCCTGATGAAGATGCGATGTTAATTGAAGTTCAAACTCCTTGGAAAATGTATGTGGACGGGGATGCACATCGCGACGGAGCTGGTGCTGGCGGG GTCTTTGGTGACTCTCAATTGGTTATTAATCAACTCTTAGGAAGTTATGAGGTAAAAAAGCCTGAATTGCGACCTTATCATGATTATGCTCAAAAGTTGATAAGATGGCTTGGGGATGTAACCCTTCAACATGTGCGTCGAACAGAGAATAAGAAAGATGATGCATTGGCTACTCTAGCTTCAACGCTAACCCTTCCTGATCAAACGCAACTAATTGTCTGTAAAAAATGGATAGTACCACCGTCAAATGAGgaagaatatattgaaaatatgcTTGATCATATCGTCGCCATTGTTGAAGCTGCGAAGGAAGATTGGAGACAACCCATCATTGACTACCTATGTTATGGGACACTTCCAGAAAATCCAAGAAGAAGGACTGACATACGTCGTTGTGTACCTCGTTTCGTTTACTACAAGGATATATTATATAGAAGATCATTTAAGG GACCATTACTAAAGTCTTCTGGTGGACACTTGTACATCTTGGCCGCAACTGATTACTTTTCAAAATGGGCTGAAGTTGTCGCTCTTAAAGAGGTGAAGAAAGAGAATGTTGCAAATTTTATCCGAGTAAATATTATCTATCACTTTGGCATCCCTCGCTATATAATAACAGACAATGGaaaaccatttgataacaagtTAATGAACACGATTTGTGATCTTTTCAACTTTAAGCAGCGTAAATCTTCTATGTACCATGCTGCCGCTAATGGTCTTGCTGAAGCATTCAATTAG